A section of the Stenotrophomonas sp. 364 genome encodes:
- a CDS encoding SMI1/KNR4 family protein, which translates to MNEQDWRRLLTDLNQACLTSIPYIVANPPPELGMQQFVDRHSNSAMAQVAISAMAGHATWLGMPPATQVQITSAEQRLGVTLPSTYTAFLRVSNGFLMPGQSTSSILPVELIAHLGDDHADVARFYRETLDTWPAEVDDYVQNRLEGTIQLSGPPNHRPEFVLLDPQEKSPKGEVEVVKLVHEGAEYIDGFEQFMELQLFSVNYGLRLYQEK; encoded by the coding sequence ATGAACGAACAAGACTGGCGCCGCCTCCTCACCGATCTCAATCAAGCATGTCTCACCAGCATCCCGTACATCGTGGCGAACCCTCCCCCTGAGTTGGGGATGCAGCAGTTTGTCGACCGGCACTCAAACAGCGCAATGGCCCAGGTTGCGATTTCTGCGATGGCCGGGCACGCTACCTGGCTTGGTATGCCGCCTGCAACGCAGGTGCAGATCACATCCGCCGAACAGCGGCTGGGCGTCACGCTGCCCTCTACCTACACCGCATTTCTTCGCGTTTCGAACGGCTTTCTCATGCCAGGCCAATCAACAAGCTCGATCCTGCCTGTAGAACTGATCGCGCACCTCGGCGACGACCATGCAGACGTAGCACGGTTCTACCGAGAGACATTGGACACATGGCCAGCTGAAGTGGACGACTACGTCCAGAATCGCCTTGAGGGAACGATCCAGCTTTCGGGCCCACCCAATCACCGCCCCGAATTCGTCCTTCTTGACCCACAGGAAAAGTCACCAAAGGGAGAGGTGGAGGTGGTGAAACTCGTTCATGAGGGCGCGGAATACATCGATGGTTTTGAGCAGTTCATGGAGCTCCAGCTCTTCTCAGTGAATTACGGCCTTCGCCTGTACCAGGAAAAATAG
- a CDS encoding NucA/NucB deoxyribonuclease domain-containing protein codes for MKLTPLALAFALFALPAFAQDEEGCPTDAEMVASMTLDELRQYEHSLQNPEMSFEEACKDATDKDEEEATGSRKHYCVKRVAKYSSHNPETGEEEVANVTMYDYVSVPQSRTAWTHRVRVEFEAIQGNAMAGLIVAPDLYCGSCTEKQQFEPQTLSGPGIYEFSAALRFDTDDGKTSQNTQLVLTRFNVDQTPIQMVAPQLRCDTLSKKRTSGCRFLEYPAVFDVSLSDSETDESATHIKVAQEILPGMIGRWHVDPARRGAALTRTRDDKINNANRNASGTLCRKRFPEGYEAGLNCDEYPFASTNQGASLVPETSMSVKYILGADNQKVGNRLGGFLCTEARVLDGEEFWVRVVE; via the coding sequence ATGAAGCTCACCCCGTTGGCCTTGGCCTTTGCGTTGTTCGCGTTGCCCGCCTTTGCGCAGGATGAAGAAGGTTGCCCCACCGATGCGGAGATGGTCGCCAGCATGACGCTGGACGAACTGCGGCAGTACGAGCACAGCCTGCAGAATCCGGAGATGTCGTTCGAAGAAGCCTGCAAGGATGCGACGGACAAGGATGAGGAAGAAGCGACTGGTTCGCGGAAGCACTACTGCGTAAAACGGGTCGCGAAGTACTCCTCACACAACCCGGAAACGGGTGAGGAAGAAGTGGCAAACGTGACGATGTATGACTATGTGTCTGTCCCGCAAAGTCGTACCGCATGGACGCACCGCGTCCGCGTCGAGTTTGAAGCCATACAAGGCAACGCAATGGCCGGGCTGATCGTAGCCCCCGATCTATACTGCGGCAGTTGCACTGAGAAGCAGCAGTTCGAGCCACAAACGCTGAGTGGACCAGGAATCTACGAATTCTCCGCAGCGCTTCGCTTCGATACGGACGATGGCAAGACCAGTCAGAACACACAGCTTGTTTTGACACGATTCAACGTCGACCAGACGCCAATACAAATGGTCGCGCCGCAATTACGCTGCGACACGCTGTCCAAGAAGCGAACATCTGGGTGCAGATTCCTGGAGTATCCCGCAGTGTTTGACGTCAGCCTTTCCGACTCGGAAACGGATGAGTCGGCAACGCACATCAAAGTCGCGCAGGAGATTCTTCCTGGCATGATAGGACGCTGGCATGTAGATCCTGCGCGCCGCGGTGCGGCATTGACCCGCACGAGAGATGACAAGATCAACAATGCCAATCGAAATGCATCGGGAACACTGTGCAGGAAGCGATTTCCGGAGGGCTACGAGGCAGGTCTCAACTGCGACGAGTACCCCTTCGCATCTACCAACCAAGGCGCTTCTTTGGTCCCGGAAACCTCAATGTCCGTCAAGTACATTCTTGGCGCGGACAACCAGAAGGTTGGCAATCGACTAGGAGGGTTCCTGTGCACGGAAGCGAGGGTGCTCGACGGAGAGGAGTTCTGGGTGAGGGTAGTGGAGTAG
- a CDS encoding serine hydrolase domain-containing protein has translation MWAARRHDDPSVSARVAISRFMRVPIRIGGSDLHAKAELPRPALSLKQAAIYPIVSRPRTWPGALDILQTDEVECMRRFMIVGIAALLLVSLAAHANPPEPQQDTAQQALAAWLAAFNDADGDALHAVREKYGMRPNRVADLEFRKDTGALQVLEARPGTAGTAKVLVLPSVNDRAMLVTASVDPTSGATALQFEGAETPPRFAPKRLPEATLLAEAKARLDALQASDEVAGAFLVARNGEVRMQWQGGREDRERVLAVSADTRFRLASLNKMFTAVAILQLEQAGKLTLDDSLGKHLPTYPNRAVADAVTLRQLLNHTSGLGDIFGEKASSNAAALRTLHDYWAVFADEPLAFPPGSKDQYSNYAYILLGSVIEAVSGQSYYDYVDTHIYRVAGMAGTGSLPESTPVPARANAYTRVDGKWTLETASLPWRGTSAGGGYSTVGDLLKFGEALRTGKLLPPAVLATATAPQNTMAWYGYGFMVRGQGRERLYGHEGGAPGANAVFYVLPEQGYVLVGLSNVDPEAMGNVVNFVANRLPL, from the coding sequence GTGTGGGCTGCACGGCGGCATGACGATCCGTCAGTGTCAGCGCGTGTCGCGATCAGCCGCTTCATGCGCGTTCCAATCAGAATCGGCGGTAGTGACCTGCATGCCAAGGCCGAGCTGCCACGTCCCGCGCTCTCGTTGAAACAGGCCGCCATCTATCCGATAGTGTCCCGGCCACGCACCTGGCCCGGCGCGTTGGACATTCTCCAAACGGACGAGGTGGAATGCATGCGGCGGTTCATGATTGTCGGAATTGCAGCCCTGCTGCTGGTCTCACTGGCGGCCCATGCCAACCCGCCTGAGCCGCAACAGGACACGGCCCAGCAGGCCCTCGCGGCGTGGCTGGCCGCCTTCAACGACGCCGATGGCGATGCGCTGCACGCGGTACGTGAGAAGTACGGCATGCGTCCCAATCGTGTGGCCGATCTCGAATTCCGCAAGGACACCGGTGCCCTGCAGGTACTCGAGGCCAGGCCCGGCACCGCTGGCACTGCGAAGGTACTGGTGCTGCCGTCGGTGAATGACCGCGCGATGCTGGTCACCGCGTCCGTCGACCCGACATCCGGCGCGACCGCGCTCCAGTTCGAGGGCGCGGAAACGCCGCCCCGGTTCGCACCCAAGCGCCTGCCTGAAGCTACCCTGCTGGCCGAGGCGAAGGCCCGCCTTGACGCACTGCAGGCATCGGACGAGGTTGCCGGTGCCTTCCTCGTTGCCAGAAACGGCGAGGTGCGGATGCAGTGGCAGGGTGGGCGGGAAGACCGCGAGCGTGTGCTGGCCGTGTCCGCTGACACCCGGTTCCGCCTGGCCTCGTTGAACAAGATGTTCACTGCCGTGGCCATCCTGCAACTGGAGCAGGCGGGCAAGCTGACCCTCGATGATTCCCTTGGCAAGCACCTGCCCACCTATCCGAACCGTGCGGTGGCCGACGCAGTCACGCTGCGCCAGCTGCTGAACCACACCAGTGGGCTCGGCGACATCTTCGGCGAGAAGGCCAGCAGCAATGCCGCTGCGCTGCGCACCCTGCACGACTATTGGGCGGTGTTCGCCGACGAGCCGCTGGCCTTCCCGCCGGGCAGCAAGGACCAGTACTCGAACTACGCCTACATTCTGCTGGGCTCGGTGATCGAGGCGGTGTCGGGCCAGTCTTACTACGACTATGTGGATACCCACATCTACCGGGTTGCGGGCATGGCCGGGACCGGATCGCTGCCGGAGTCGACACCGGTCCCGGCAAGGGCGAACGCGTATACCCGCGTGGATGGAAAATGGACGCTGGAAACGGCGTCGCTGCCCTGGCGCGGCACTTCCGCGGGCGGTGGCTACAGCACCGTGGGCGACCTGCTGAAGTTCGGCGAGGCACTGCGTACGGGAAAGCTTCTGCCCCCCGCCGTCCTGGCGACAGCCACCGCGCCGCAGAACACCATGGCCTGGTATGGCTATGGCTTCATGGTGCGTGGCCAGGGAAGGGAGCGTCTGTATGGGCACGAGGGCGGGGCACCCGGCGCAAACGCGGTGTTCTACGTGCTTCCCGAGCAGGGCTATGTGCTGGTGGGGTTGAGCAACGTGGACCCGGAGGCGATGGGCAACGTGGTCAATTTCGTGGCCAACCGGCTTCCACTGTGA
- a CDS encoding SDR family NAD(P)-dependent oxidoreductase — MTTSNPVSFDGQVGLVTGAASGLGLAYSRLLAQRGAQVVMHDVGAGLDGTGNDPQRIARTVALLREGGLGVHAAHGSIDTRADCQALVAGILQRHGRLDFIIHNAGWVEYQPIEALDDDHFDRMMTLAAKTPLWLAEAAWSSMQANRHGRIVLTTSDRALYPQYVQKGLAAYAAAKLAAVGIVNVLAAEGAAHGIVVNAVSPVAKTRMWGVEGEPDELHPDAVAPGVAFLVSRMCVDGGWILRASNGQFHATRSTEADGVAYPRDLRAVRAGSIEDIAGQWPAIAPTVAEPR, encoded by the coding sequence ATGACGACATCGAATCCCGTTTCCTTCGACGGCCAGGTGGGCCTGGTGACCGGCGCGGCCAGTGGACTGGGTCTGGCCTATAGCCGCCTGCTGGCCCAGCGCGGCGCACAGGTGGTGATGCACGACGTGGGTGCCGGGCTGGACGGCACGGGCAACGACCCGCAGCGGATTGCCCGCACGGTCGCGCTGCTGCGCGAGGGCGGGCTGGGCGTGCATGCGGCACACGGCAGCATCGACACCCGCGCCGACTGCCAGGCCCTGGTCGCCGGCATCCTGCAGCGTCACGGGCGGCTGGATTTCATCATCCACAACGCCGGGTGGGTGGAGTACCAGCCGATCGAGGCGCTGGATGACGACCACTTCGACCGCATGATGACGCTCGCTGCCAAGACGCCGCTGTGGCTGGCCGAGGCCGCGTGGTCGTCGATGCAGGCCAATCGCCATGGCCGCATCGTACTCACCACGTCCGACCGTGCGTTGTACCCGCAGTATGTGCAGAAGGGGCTGGCTGCCTATGCGGCGGCCAAGCTGGCGGCGGTGGGCATCGTCAACGTGCTGGCCGCCGAAGGCGCAGCGCACGGCATCGTGGTCAACGCGGTGTCGCCGGTGGCCAAGACCCGCATGTGGGGCGTGGAAGGCGAGCCGGACGAGCTGCATCCGGATGCGGTGGCCCCGGGCGTGGCGTTCCTGGTGTCCCGTATGTGCGTGGACGGCGGCTGGATCCTGCGGGCCAGCAATGGCCAGTTCCACGCCACGCGCAGCACCGAGGCCGACGGCGTAGCGTATCCGCGCGATCTGCGTGCGGTGCGTGCCGGCAGCATCGAGGACATCGCCGGGCAGTGGCCGGCCATTGCACCGACGGTGGCGGAACCGCGCTGA
- a CDS encoding PepSY-associated TM helix domain-containing protein produces MQRSTLNAWFLVHKWTSLVCTVFLLLLCLTGLPLVFGEEIAHLAEPHVDAPATDAAARDLDAQVRTALAQYPGNVPLFVGWDPDAPTVYVNTGARADTPPPQMQTALLHAISGEVLPAAQFNEGVMYFLYRLHTDLFLGLPGMLFMGVMGLLFAVAIISGLVLYGPFMRKQPFGTLRTGRSRRLAWLDLHNVLGVVTLGWALVVGITGAINTVAKPLEQAWQGEQLGEFAARYAGQPRPTTLASLQAAVDTARAAEPGMRPAFVSFPGTGYSGNHHYGVFMQGNSALTERLYRPVLIDAQTGALTAQPQLPLYMSVLLLSQPLHFGDYGKLPLKILWALLDLLTIGVLISGLYLWFKRGSTAQRVTELERAARTGAPE; encoded by the coding sequence ATGCAACGATCCACCCTCAACGCCTGGTTCCTCGTGCACAAGTGGACCAGCCTGGTCTGTACCGTGTTCCTGCTGCTGTTGTGCCTGACCGGCCTGCCGCTGGTATTCGGCGAAGAGATCGCCCACCTGGCCGAGCCGCACGTGGACGCACCGGCCACCGATGCCGCCGCGCGCGATCTGGATGCACAGGTGCGCACCGCGCTGGCGCAGTACCCGGGCAACGTGCCGCTGTTCGTCGGCTGGGACCCGGACGCGCCCACCGTGTACGTCAACACCGGTGCACGCGCCGACACCCCACCGCCGCAGATGCAGACCGCGCTGCTGCATGCGATCAGCGGCGAGGTGCTGCCGGCCGCGCAGTTCAACGAAGGGGTGATGTACTTCCTGTACCGCCTGCACACCGACCTGTTCCTGGGCCTTCCCGGCATGCTGTTCATGGGCGTGATGGGCCTGCTCTTCGCCGTGGCGATCATCTCCGGCCTGGTGCTCTACGGCCCGTTCATGCGCAAGCAGCCGTTCGGCACCCTGCGTACCGGGCGCAGCCGTCGGCTGGCCTGGTTGGACCTGCACAACGTACTGGGCGTCGTCACCCTGGGCTGGGCGCTGGTGGTGGGTATCACCGGCGCGATCAATACCGTCGCCAAGCCGCTCGAACAGGCGTGGCAAGGCGAGCAGCTGGGCGAATTCGCCGCACGCTACGCCGGCCAGCCACGCCCCACCACGCTGGCCTCGCTGCAGGCGGCGGTGGACACCGCGCGCGCTGCGGAACCGGGCATGCGCCCGGCCTTCGTCAGCTTCCCCGGCACCGGCTACAGCGGCAACCACCACTATGGCGTGTTCATGCAGGGCAACAGCGCACTCACCGAACGCCTGTACCGCCCGGTGCTGATCGACGCGCAGACCGGCGCACTCACCGCGCAGCCGCAGCTGCCGCTCTACATGAGCGTGCTGCTGCTCAGCCAGCCGCTGCACTTCGGTGATTACGGCAAGCTGCCATTGAAGATCCTGTGGGCGCTGCTGGACCTGCTCACCATTGGCGTGCTCATCAGCGGCCTGTACCTGTGGTTCAAGCGCGGCAGCACCGCGCAACGGGTGACCGAACTCGAACGCGCCGCGCGTACCGGAGCACCCGAATGA
- a CDS encoding LysR family transcriptional regulator, producing the protein MDSLTALLAFVRTAETASFVGAARSLGLSPSTVGKRIARLEQQLGVRLFQRTTRRVHLTEEGELLLQRCRRALDELSEVQADLAQRQQSPRGLLRVGLPTIGYRFLLPLLPLFRQRYPDVQLELDFNDRLVDVVSEGLDVVIRSGELADSSLMARRLGPFHFVLCAAPTHLHAHEEPATLAQLATHPAVRFRYPTTGKLQPWLLPGHDGDAGAALATVMTCNNMEALLAAAIGGLGVAWMPDFLAADALADGRLQALLPEQPRQPGQFSLLWPGTRQPSARLRVFIDFMAEHLFSAAPSPPAAPARR; encoded by the coding sequence ATGGATTCGCTGACCGCCCTGCTCGCCTTCGTCCGCACCGCCGAAACCGCCAGCTTCGTCGGGGCTGCCCGCAGCCTCGGCCTGTCGCCTTCCACGGTTGGCAAGCGCATTGCACGCCTGGAGCAGCAGCTGGGCGTGCGCCTGTTCCAGCGCACCACGCGGCGGGTACACCTCACCGAAGAAGGCGAGCTGCTGCTGCAGCGCTGCCGACGCGCGTTGGATGAGCTGTCCGAGGTACAAGCCGACCTGGCCCAGCGCCAGCAGTCGCCCCGCGGCCTGCTGCGGGTGGGGCTGCCCACCATCGGCTACCGCTTCCTGCTGCCGCTGTTGCCGCTGTTCCGGCAACGCTACCCGGACGTGCAGCTGGAGCTGGACTTCAACGACCGCCTGGTCGATGTGGTCAGCGAAGGGCTGGACGTGGTGATCCGCAGCGGTGAACTTGCCGACTCCAGCCTGATGGCGCGCCGCCTGGGACCGTTCCACTTCGTGCTGTGCGCCGCGCCGACGCACCTGCACGCGCACGAAGAGCCGGCCACGCTGGCGCAGCTGGCAACGCATCCAGCGGTGCGCTTCCGCTACCCCACCACGGGCAAGCTGCAGCCGTGGTTGCTGCCCGGGCACGATGGCGATGCAGGTGCCGCGCTGGCCACGGTGATGACCTGCAACAACATGGAAGCCCTGCTCGCCGCTGCCATCGGCGGGCTGGGCGTGGCGTGGATGCCCGACTTCCTGGCCGCTGACGCGCTGGCCGACGGCCGGCTGCAGGCGCTGCTGCCCGAGCAACCACGGCAGCCCGGCCAGTTCTCACTGCTGTGGCCGGGCACACGGCAGCCCAGCGCGCGCCTGCGGGTGTTCATCGACTTCATGGCCGAGCACCTGTTCAGCGCCGCACCGTCGCCGCCTGCTGCACCCGCGCGGCGCTGA
- a CDS encoding MFS transporter, with protein sequence MSLLSPDDLRRDPRWGVLAVCLVALALPLSFSAGAVAVPALAGRFQGAPSALAWVTNAFMLSFGSLLLAAGGLADRFGRRRLFLCGSAGFVLATLAVCLAADLRALDLARGVQGVAAAAALASGSAALAQRFHGHARTRVFALMGTMFGVGLALGPLLAGLLLQTLGWRAVFASGGVLALAGWVLALRHLDESRGPPARLDVAGMLCFSLMLAALTVMLLMLAEHGVGSPQVIGAALATLLLLVLFVRVEARARPPLLDLSLFAQRRFLGVQLLPVATCLGYVVLLVVLPLHLLGVQGQSPTRVGLQMLALSAPMLVLPMLAAGWSRQVGAARLCVVGLLVCAAGLYALSRQVLHAPAAQWWPALLLIGAGTALPWGLMDGLSVSVVPVQRAGMAAGIFGTVRVAGEGIALAAVTALLAMLVAQRLAVDSGLPAATLARAGAYLATGSLAQATALLPGLPPQALQQASSEALVALLRGLAVLTAGSGLLVHALLGRSPAPAAIRTGS encoded by the coding sequence ATGTCTTTGTTGTCCCCTGATGACCTGCGCCGCGATCCGCGCTGGGGCGTGCTGGCGGTGTGCCTGGTGGCGCTCGCGCTGCCGTTGTCCTTCTCGGCCGGTGCGGTGGCGGTGCCGGCGCTGGCCGGCCGTTTCCAAGGCGCGCCGAGCGCGCTGGCGTGGGTCACCAACGCCTTCATGCTCAGCTTCGGCAGCCTGTTGCTGGCCGCCGGGGGGCTGGCCGACCGGTTCGGTCGCCGCCGGCTGTTCCTGTGCGGCAGCGCGGGATTCGTGCTGGCAACGTTGGCGGTGTGCCTGGCGGCGGACCTGCGCGCGCTGGATCTGGCGCGCGGCGTGCAGGGTGTGGCTGCCGCCGCCGCGTTGGCGTCGGGCAGTGCGGCGTTGGCGCAGCGTTTCCACGGCCACGCGCGTACGCGCGTGTTCGCGCTGATGGGCACGATGTTCGGGGTGGGGCTGGCGCTGGGGCCGCTGTTGGCCGGCCTGCTGCTGCAGACGCTGGGCTGGCGCGCGGTGTTTGCCAGTGGTGGGGTGCTGGCGCTTGCTGGCTGGGTGCTGGCCTTGCGCCACCTGGACGAGAGCCGCGGCCCGCCGGCGCGCCTGGACGTGGCCGGCATGCTCTGCTTCAGCCTGATGCTGGCCGCGCTGACGGTGATGCTGCTGATGCTGGCCGAGCACGGGGTGGGATCGCCACAGGTGATCGGCGCGGCACTGGCCACGCTGCTGTTGCTGGTGCTGTTCGTGCGGGTGGAAGCGCGTGCGCGACCGCCGCTGCTGGATCTGTCGCTGTTCGCGCAGCGCCGCTTCCTGGGCGTGCAGTTGCTGCCGGTGGCCACCTGCCTAGGCTATGTGGTGTTGCTGGTGGTACTGCCGTTGCACCTGCTCGGGGTGCAGGGTCAGTCACCGACCCGGGTGGGACTGCAGATGCTGGCGTTGTCGGCGCCGATGCTGGTGCTGCCGATGCTGGCAGCCGGCTGGTCGCGACAGGTGGGCGCGGCGCGGTTGTGCGTGGTGGGGCTGCTGGTATGCGCGGCGGGGTTGTATGCGCTGTCGCGCCAGGTGCTGCACGCACCGGCTGCGCAGTGGTGGCCGGCGCTGCTGCTGATCGGCGCGGGCACCGCGCTGCCGTGGGGGCTGATGGATGGGTTGTCGGTGAGCGTGGTGCCGGTGCAGCGCGCGGGCATGGCCGCGGGGATCTTCGGCACGGTGCGGGTGGCCGGCGAGGGCATCGCGCTGGCTGCGGTCACTGCGTTGCTGGCGATGCTGGTGGCGCAGCGGTTGGCGGTGGACAGCGGGTTGCCGGCCGCCACGCTGGCGCGGGCCGGCGCCTACCTGGCCACCGGGTCGCTGGCGCAGGCCACCGCACTCCTGCCGGGCCTGCCGCCGCAGGCGCTGCAGCAGGCCAGCAGCGAGGCGCTGGTGGCGCTGCTGCGCGGGCTGGCCGTGCTCACCGCTGGGAGCGGGCTGCTGGTGCATGCGCTGCTGGGGCGGTCGCCGGCACCGGCGGCGATCAGAACCGGTAGCTGA
- a CDS encoding TonB-dependent receptor translates to MFAQVTDWTMALNITNLTDKKYVAPCRNFGDCFTGNPRTVTGTISYRF, encoded by the coding sequence GTGTTCGCACAGGTCACCGACTGGACCATGGCGCTGAACATCACCAACCTCACCGACAAGAAATACGTCGCGCCGTGCCGCAACTTCGGCGACTGCTTCACCGGCAACCCGCGCACGGTCACCGGCACGATCAGCTACCGGTTCTGA
- a CDS encoding GFA family protein → MPGIHSIGGVPIQRHHMARCHCGAVVLRLHLPDGVLSPRRCDCSLCRRKGAIVGSVKLADLEVIEGEHALRLYQFNTHVAKHWFCGTCGIYTHHQRRSSPDEYGYNLGCLDGINPYALGEVPVSDGVNHPADRLPAQ, encoded by the coding sequence ATGCCCGGTATTCATTCCATCGGCGGGGTGCCGATCCAGCGCCACCACATGGCCCGTTGCCACTGCGGCGCGGTGGTCCTGCGCCTGCACCTGCCCGACGGGGTGCTGTCGCCGCGGCGGTGCGACTGCTCGCTTTGCCGGCGCAAGGGCGCCATCGTCGGGTCGGTGAAGCTGGCCGACCTGGAGGTCATCGAAGGCGAGCACGCGCTGCGGCTCTACCAGTTCAACACGCACGTGGCCAAGCACTGGTTCTGCGGGACCTGCGGCATCTACACCCACCACCAGCGGCGCTCATCGCCGGACGAGTACGGCTACAACCTGGGCTGCCTGGACGGCATCAATCCGTATGCGTTGGGCGAGGTGCCGGTCAGCGACGGGGTCAACCACCCCGCCGACCGGCTCCCGGCTCAGTGA
- a CDS encoding DUF4105 domain-containing protein, whose protein sequence is MLVAALWVTGLLAYQLPGPGWLRWVAIAAWAGFALTTAVGVARARAGRWPGAVYVGALVLCGVWWLLLTPRQDRVWADDVAQRLKVVEFDGTHVVLDNVRNFTWRSEDDHDVHWVRRSYDLDQLRSADLVMSYWMGPMIAHTLISFGFADGRQLVFSLEIRKERGESFSALGGFFRKFEMTLVAAEETDIIRVRSNVRGEDVYLYRLQGMTGEQLKGLFVSYLGEARKLDAAPAFYNTLTSNCTTIVYELAKQIAPGLPLDYRLLVSGYFAEYARDLGVLTPGVDFATLKARGRITDRARAAGNDPAFSQVIRQGVPGMQQGTAP, encoded by the coding sequence ATGCTGGTCGCAGCGCTGTGGGTGACCGGCCTGTTGGCCTACCAGCTGCCCGGACCGGGCTGGCTGCGCTGGGTTGCCATCGCGGCGTGGGCGGGCTTTGCGCTGACTACGGCGGTGGGCGTGGCGCGTGCGCGGGCAGGGCGTTGGCCCGGTGCGGTGTACGTGGGCGCGCTGGTGCTGTGCGGCGTCTGGTGGCTGCTGCTCACCCCGCGCCAGGACCGGGTCTGGGCCGACGACGTGGCGCAACGGCTGAAGGTGGTCGAATTCGACGGCACCCACGTGGTCCTCGACAACGTGCGCAACTTCACCTGGCGCAGCGAGGACGATCACGACGTGCACTGGGTGCGCCGCAGCTATGACCTGGACCAGCTGCGCTCGGCCGACCTGGTGATGTCGTACTGGATGGGGCCGATGATCGCCCACACGCTGATCTCCTTCGGCTTCGCCGACGGTCGCCAGCTGGTGTTCTCGCTGGAGATCCGCAAGGAGCGCGGCGAGTCGTTCTCGGCGCTGGGCGGGTTCTTCCGCAAATTCGAAATGACCCTGGTGGCGGCCGAAGAGACCGACATCATCCGCGTGCGCAGCAACGTGCGGGGCGAAGACGTGTACCTGTACCGCCTGCAGGGCATGACCGGCGAACAGCTCAAGGGCCTGTTCGTGTCCTACCTGGGCGAGGCGCGCAAGCTGGACGCCGCCCCGGCGTTCTACAACACCCTGACCAGCAACTGCACCACCATTGTCTATGAGCTGGCCAAGCAGATCGCTCCCGGCCTGCCGCTGGACTACCGGCTGTTGGTGTCGGGCTATTTCGCCGAATACGCACGCGACCTGGGCGTGCTCACCCCCGGCGTGGACTTTGCCACGCTGAAAGCGCGGGGCCGCATCACCGACCGCGCACGCGCCGCCGGCAACGACCCGGCGTTCTCGCAGGTGATCCGCCAGGGCGTGCCGGGCATGCAACAAGGAACCGCGCCATGA